A genomic region of Colletotrichum destructivum chromosome 5, complete sequence contains the following coding sequences:
- a CDS encoding Putative Zinc finger C2H2-type, with translation MDHPMQDAPADVLADARRTLEALKSSGLSREVLLQMWEAGEDRTHQLQHQLQQQQQQQQQQQQQQTPQDAPLEDASTRAICHGQIGHRPRISVSSTSSGSSGHASIWSMGSANSNATVATHYSQASHAPSTTQCAPQSSVGAPGSLPQVASAQTGWGPGRFNFYWCTSCETRFKRKYDWKRHEEEFHERWKKYPCPEPGCNRSFWGANTFNQHHKVSHGCKTCPHSEKVVKYLKRRKYWACGFCSALHPSRERHVEHVARHFESGKTKSDWMHSRVIYGLLHQPLIHEAWKDVLMSKANEFSGRQPNFSWNPTQTGRAQGFMENESPGQLQDLLEFFSGSSAEAESIVTIAYKLADLVFLPVPASPPMQYSQCFAPPPSSLPQQYPPQPLLPPPSIPSQTLPTQSPQPPVLASQDSSSPFMDQMRAQSMMQQPMFHTPQPRANTEPLRRASLDRELPPPPQENQPMNFQFMPENMVSFEDWESFSSTVVDENAPQPTPMSTEWPMVPVQYYNAPVGP, from the exons ATGGACCACCCCATGCAGGATGCCCCGGCCGACGTGCTGGCTGATGCCAGACGAACGCTCGAGGCTTTGAAGAGCTCGGGACTATCGCGCGAAGTCTTGTTGCAAATGTGggaggccggcgaagacAGGACGCACCAACTGCAACACCAGcttcaacagcagcagcagcagcagcagcagcagcagcagcaacagacACCACAAGACGCCCCCTTGGAGGATGCGTCCACACGAG CAATCTGCCACGGTCAAATAGGTCACCGACCGCGTATCTCCGTTTCGTCGACCAGCTCGGGTTCTTCCGGCCATGCCAGTATCTGGTCTATGGGTTCCGCCAACTCCAATGCTACCGTCGCGACACACTACTCCCAAGCTTCCCATGCCCCTTCCACCACCCAATGTGCACCCCAGTCCTCAGTCGGTGCTCCAGGCAGCCTTCCCCAGGTAGCAAGCGCCCAAACAGGTTGGGGTCCCGGCCGTTTCAACTTCTATTGGTGCACTTCCTGCGAGACACGGTTTAAGCGCAAGTATGACTGGAAGCGTCATGAAGAGGAGTTCCATGAGCGCTGGAAGAAGTACCCTTGCCCTGAGCCTGGCTGTAACAGGAGTTTCTGGGGGGCGAACACCTTTAATCAACACCACAAGGTCTCGCACGGCTGCAAAACGTGCCCCCATTCTGAAAAGGTTGTCAAGTATCTCAAGAGGAGAAAGTACTGGGCTTGCGGCTTTTGCTCGGCTCTTCATCCTTCGAGGGAGCGCCATGTCGAGCACGTCGCCAGGCATTTCGAGTCGGGAAAAACAAAGTCGGACTGGATGCACTCAAGAGTGATCTACGGTCTTTTGCACCAGCCCTTGATCCATGAGGCCTGGAAGGACGTCCTCATGTCCAAGGCGAATGAGTTCAGTGGCCGTCAACCCAACTTCAGCTGGAATCCCACACAGACCGGTCGTGCGCAGGGCTTCATGGAGAATGAGAGCCCAGGCCAACTCCAGGACCTTCTCGAGTTCTTTTCTGGTTCCAGCGCCGAAGCCGAGTCCATTGTCACCATCGCCTACAAGCTTGCCGACCTCGTTTTCCTTCCCGTTCCGGCATCACCGCCGATGCAATATTCACAATGCttcgcccctcccccttcttctctcccaCAACAATACCCGCCCCAGCCActacttcctcctccttcgaTTCCCTCTCAGACTCTGCCGACCCAGTCGCCTCAGCCCCCAGTACTAGCCTCGCAGGACTCGTCCTCTCCATTCATGGACCAAATGAGGGCTCAGTCGATGATGCAACAGCCGATGTTCCACACGCCGCAACCGCGCGCCAATACCGAGCCTCTACGACGAGCATCTCTCGACAGAGAGcttccaccaccgccgcaaGAAAACCAGCCAATGAATTTTCAGTTCATGCCCGAAAACATGGTCTCATTTGAGGACTGGGAGAGCTTCTCCAGCACCGTGGTTGACGAGAACGCACCGCAACCTACACCAATGTCGACAGAATGGCCAATGGTTCCTGTACAATATTACAACGCCCCTGTAGGGCCATGA